The following nucleotide sequence is from Azoarcus sp. CIB.
AGGATGCTCACGGCAGTGAATCCGGCCAGCAGCGGAATCAGCACAACGACGAGCGGAGAGCGCGCGAATTCCAGCGAGGAGCCCAGCGCCAGCAGCACACCGAAGATCACGACCCCTACGAGGGCGCCGCCAGCCCCCTCCCAGGTCTTTCCCGGGCTGATTTCGGGCGCAAGCTTCCGCCGCCCGAATGCGCGACCGGTGAAGTAGGCCGAAATATCCGCTACCGACACAGCCGCAATGACCGCAAGGAGCAGAAGCGGACTGACCGACCTCAGGTGGGCCATCGCGAGCGCAGGGGGAAGCAGGACGATCAGGCCGACGAGCACCGTGCTCGCACTTCCCTGCAGCCGCCATTTCCGCTTCAGCCAGAACGGCACCACGGCAAGCCAGAATGCCGCGCTGAGGGCATAGAACCCGACAAACCCGACCGGCGGCTGCCGCGCATCGCCCGCGAGTCCCGAAACGACCCCCAGCAGCAGGCATGCGGCCCCCATCAGCAC
It contains:
- a CDS encoding phosphatidate cytidylyltransferase — translated: MLKTRVITAFVLLGVLLGALFFLPSLGWLAFASLICGGAAWEWGGLGRFAGVQRAVYAVLMGAACLLLGVVSGLAGDARQPPVGFVGFYALSAAFWLAVVPFWLKRKWRLQGSASTVLVGLIVLLPPALAMAHLRSVSPLLLLAVIAAVSVADISAYFTGRAFGRRKLAPEISPGKTWEGAGGALVGVVIFGVLLALGSSLEFARSPLVVVLIPLLAGFTAVSILGDLFESLLKRQAGLKDSGTLLPGHGGILDRIDSLTSTLPLVGLVSLWLAI